From a region of the bacterium genome:
- the udk gene encoding uridine kinase — translation MHETRIPPAIKEDRVHHGYAGSYLIGICGGSGSGKTLVARSVESALGRDNVLLMEQDSYYRDLSSMPFEDRHTVNFDHPSAFDNDLLIAHLHGLLAGQPVRMPEYDYTLHTRSNTYRDIQPRAVILLDGILVFEDHRLRDLMDIRVYVDTDADIRLARRIRRDISERARTLDAVLEQYETQVRPMHEQFVEPFKRFADIIIPQGGMNTVAVDMLVTKVRALLRK, via the coding sequence ATGCATGAGACTCGAATTCCGCCGGCCATCAAAGAAGACCGGGTACATCACGGCTACGCCGGCTCCTATCTGATCGGCATCTGCGGCGGCAGCGGCAGCGGCAAGACCCTGGTGGCGCGCTCGGTGGAGAGCGCGCTGGGCCGCGACAATGTGCTGCTGATGGAGCAGGACAGCTATTACCGCGATCTGTCTTCGATGCCCTTCGAAGACCGGCACACGGTGAACTTCGATCATCCTTCGGCTTTCGATAACGATTTGCTGATTGCCCATCTGCATGGGCTTTTGGCGGGACAGCCGGTAAGGATGCCGGAATATGATTACACGCTGCACACGCGGTCGAATACGTACCGCGATATTCAACCGCGCGCGGTGATTCTGCTGGACGGCATTCTGGTGTTCGAGGACCATCGCCTGCGGGACCTGATGGACATTCGCGTGTACGTGGACACGGACGCGGACATCCGGCTGGCGCGGCGTATCCGGCGGGATATTTCCGAACGGGCGCGCACGCTGGATGCGGTGCTGGAGCAGTATGAAACGCAGGTGCGGCCGATGCACGAGCAGTTCGTGGAGCCGTTCAAGCGGTTTGCGGATATTATTATTCCCCAAGGCGGGATGAATACCGTCGCGGTGGACATGCTGGTGACCAAGGTGCGCGCGCTGCTCCGGAAGTAA
- a CDS encoding DUF1579 family protein, translating into MKRLLLVALGVMLAGGVFAQTADSLAHQKIAPEHGFLERLSGRWNTTVMWWPSAKDTQAVKVVGKSETHMILDGRFLLEQDSTRLSEKSYYTYGLMGYDNLKKKYVLSWADNVATGLLNLNGAVNDSGNVLTFEGERAEPKGPKSTVKFVLRSLSGNYRQLEIWEGRAGGKSRKTMEIQYARGK; encoded by the coding sequence ATGAAACGACTGTTGCTTGTGGCCCTCGGCGTGATGCTGGCCGGCGGCGTGTTTGCTCAGACGGCGGACTCTTTGGCCCATCAGAAAATTGCGCCGGAACACGGTTTTCTCGAGCGGCTTTCGGGGCGGTGGAATACGACGGTCATGTGGTGGCCTTCCGCGAAGGATACTCAGGCGGTGAAGGTGGTAGGCAAAAGTGAAACCCACATGATTCTGGATGGCCGCTTTCTGCTCGAACAGGACAGCACGCGGCTGTCGGAAAAGTCCTACTATACCTACGGGCTGATGGGCTACGACAACCTCAAGAAAAAGTATGTGCTGAGTTGGGCGGACAATGTGGCCACAGGACTGTTGAATCTGAATGGCGCGGTCAATGACAGCGGCAATGTGCTGACCTTTGAAGGGGAACGCGCGGAGCCTAAAGGTCCGAAGAGCACGGTGAAGTTTGTGCTGCGCAGTTTATCGGGCAACTACAGGCAGCTCGAGATCTGGGAAGGCCGCGCGGGCGGCAAGTCGCGCAAGACGATGGAGATTCAGTACGCGCGCGGAAAATAA
- a CDS encoding cytidine deaminase — translation MTDLDLVNAAWKAREFARAAYSGYRVGAALLSESGQVYTGANVESSTYGLSLCAERVALVKALSEGDKGRFITCAVVAEGPLTPVPCGACRQLLADYAPFVSFLLAHKRGEYEVVSLFELFPRPFSSDFLK, via the coding sequence ATGACAGACCTTGACTTGGTCAATGCGGCTTGGAAGGCGCGGGAGTTTGCGCGGGCGGCATATTCGGGGTATCGGGTAGGGGCGGCGCTGCTCTCGGAATCAGGGCAAGTCTATACAGGCGCCAATGTGGAATCCAGCACCTATGGGCTGTCACTCTGTGCCGAGCGTGTGGCGCTGGTGAAGGCGCTTTCCGAGGGCGACAAGGGCCGGTTTATCACGTGTGCCGTAGTGGCGGAAGGGCCGCTGACACCTGTGCCTTGCGGCGCGTGCCGGCAGCTCCTGGCCGATTATGCGCCGTTTGTGTCCTTCTTGCTGGCGCACAAGCGCGGCGAGTATGAAGTGGTGAGTCTGTTTGAACTGTTTCCGCGACCTTTCTCTTCCGATTTTTTGAAATAG